One Thiocapsa sp. genomic window carries:
- a CDS encoding oligosaccharide flippase family protein: MTFHPPEAWNTTFKSDVLRLVSGTGLAQIIALLAAPILTRLYAPEAFGVGALFASLTGILGVVACMRYELSIVLPDNDREAANLLAVSLVFTVLMTLLTLLLVWSSGSDIIRWIRMPELAPYLWLVPVTVLVSGLFTALNYWNTRTKHFTRLSIARVTSALANTSGSLGAGLAGHATGGALIAANLGGQAVATSVLGGQIWRDNGRSILACITWQEMWAGLKRHRKFPLYGSWAGLLNTISWQLPVLMLGGFFSPAVAGFYALGFRILQMPMSLIGGAISQVFHQRAAEAHNAGQLGPLVEALFKRLFLVALLPTLMLTIIGRDLYVVVFGERWAEAGVYTQILSIWSLVWFVSSPMSNLFGVLGRQEQGLKIQILIFSSRFVALAVGALLDSVIIALVLFSLSGVAVYGYLMALVLHHADVRVKSLVPFIKDTLLQTAPHFAIALAFALILKDSILVLWAAAMLTALFFWSYRFQFIDKNTSSR, translated from the coding sequence ATGACTTTTCATCCACCAGAAGCATGGAATACGACCTTCAAAAGCGACGTCCTCCGACTCGTTTCCGGGACTGGCCTGGCCCAGATCATTGCCCTACTTGCCGCGCCGATCCTAACGCGCCTCTATGCCCCTGAAGCCTTCGGCGTCGGCGCGCTATTCGCTTCCCTCACCGGCATCCTCGGCGTGGTCGCTTGCATGCGCTATGAGCTGTCGATCGTGCTGCCGGACAACGATAGGGAGGCCGCCAACCTGCTAGCAGTCAGTCTCGTCTTCACAGTCCTGATGACTCTCCTAACGCTACTGCTCGTCTGGTCTAGCGGTTCCGACATCATCCGCTGGATCCGGATGCCCGAGTTGGCCCCCTACCTCTGGCTGGTGCCGGTCACGGTATTGGTTAGCGGCCTCTTCACGGCGCTGAATTACTGGAATACCCGGACCAAACACTTTACGCGTTTGTCCATCGCGCGGGTGACCAGCGCCCTGGCGAATACTTCTGGCAGCCTGGGTGCGGGCCTCGCTGGCCATGCGACGGGAGGTGCTTTGATTGCTGCAAATCTCGGCGGTCAAGCAGTGGCAACGAGCGTCCTGGGCGGGCAGATCTGGCGCGACAACGGTCGGTCCATACTCGCTTGCATCACCTGGCAAGAGATGTGGGCTGGCCTAAAACGGCACCGCAAGTTTCCGCTCTATGGCAGTTGGGCCGGTTTGTTGAATACAATCTCCTGGCAACTCCCAGTGTTGATGCTGGGCGGGTTCTTTTCCCCCGCCGTGGCAGGTTTCTACGCTTTGGGGTTCCGTATCCTTCAGATGCCGATGAGCCTGATCGGCGGCGCAATCTCACAGGTCTTTCACCAGCGGGCGGCAGAGGCGCATAACGCCGGACAGTTAGGACCTTTGGTAGAAGCTTTGTTCAAGCGGCTCTTCTTGGTTGCACTTCTTCCGACGCTGATGCTTACGATCATTGGGCGCGATCTATACGTCGTGGTTTTTGGTGAACGATGGGCGGAAGCCGGCGTCTACACTCAGATTCTTAGCATCTGGTCTCTCGTCTGGTTCGTGTCGAGTCCGATGAGCAATCTATTTGGTGTACTGGGACGGCAAGAGCAGGGGCTAAAGATCCAGATTCTTATCTTCTCGTCGCGTTTTGTTGCTCTAGCGGTAGGCGCTCTGCTTGATAGCGTCATTATTGCACTCGTTCTGTTTTCATTGTCGGGCGTGGCTGTCTATGGTTATCTCATGGCTCTCGTTCTTCACCACGCCGACGTACGCGTTAAGTCTCTCGTCCCATTTATCAAGGATACTTTGCTGCAAACCGCTCCGCACTTTGCTATCGCATTGGCTTTTGCGTTGATTCTGAAAGATTCTATACTTGTACTCTGGGCGGCGGCTATGTTAACCGCGCTTTTCTTTTGGTCATATCGATTCCAGTTTATCGATAAAAATACATCGAGCCGATAA
- a CDS encoding Gfo/Idh/MocA family oxidoreductase: protein MDSKTFALIGAAGFVAPRHMRAIKDTGNHLIAALDPNDSVGVIDSYFPTADFFTESERFDRHIDKLRRKGTPVDYVSICSPNYLHDAHIRLALRNRANAICEKPLVLNPWNIDGLQEIEAETGARIYNILQLRLHPSIIALRESVQAAGDRMHQVEVTYITSRGKWYQRSWKGDIEKSGGIATNIGVHFFDMLAWVFGNVRYSTVHLNREDCAAGHLELAHAHVRWFLSVNAEHLPEAQRAQGQRTYRSITLDGEEIEFSEGFTDLHTDSYRHILAGEGFGVDAARAAVETVYQIRNAAPQGLQSDYHPFCKQAR from the coding sequence ATGGACTCCAAAACCTTCGCCCTCATCGGCGCCGCCGGCTTTGTTGCACCGCGCCACATGCGCGCTATCAAAGACACCGGCAACCACCTGATCGCAGCGCTCGACCCCAACGACAGCGTCGGCGTCATCGACAGCTATTTCCCGACCGCGGATTTCTTTACCGAGTCCGAGCGCTTCGACCGCCACATCGACAAACTCCGCCGCAAAGGCACGCCTGTCGACTACGTCAGCATCTGCTCGCCCAACTACCTGCACGACGCCCACATCAGGCTCGCCTTGCGCAACCGCGCCAACGCCATCTGCGAAAAGCCCCTTGTACTCAACCCCTGGAACATCGACGGTCTGCAAGAGATCGAGGCAGAGACGGGAGCACGCATCTACAACATCCTGCAACTGCGCCTGCACCCCAGCATCATCGCGCTGAGAGAGTCCGTCCAAGCCGCCGGCGACCGTATGCACCAGGTCGAGGTCACCTACATCACCTCGCGCGGCAAGTGGTACCAGCGCAGTTGGAAGGGCGACATCGAAAAATCCGGCGGCATCGCCACCAACATCGGTGTTCACTTCTTCGACATGCTCGCCTGGGTCTTCGGCAACGTCCGCTACAGTACCGTCCACCTAAATCGCGAAGACTGTGCGGCCGGGCACCTTGAGCTCGCGCATGCGCACGTACGCTGGTTCCTGTCGGTCAACGCCGAGCACCTGCCAGAGGCCCAGCGCGCCCAGGGCCAGCGTACCTATCGCTCGATCACACTTGACGGCGAGGAAATCGAGTTCTCCGAAGGCTTTACCGACCTGCATACCGACAGCTATCGCCACATCCTAGCCGGGGAGGGCTTCGGCGTGGATGCTGCGCGGGCAGCCGTCGAGACCGTCTATCAGATCCGAAACGCCGCCCCCCAAGGTCTGCAAAGCGACTATCATCCGTTCTGTAAGCAAGCACGCTGA
- a CDS encoding type II toxin-antitoxin system RelE/ParE family toxin: protein MISAFRDKTTERIWGGEGDRRLPSEVQKIARRKLRMLNNARSLEDLRIPPANRLESLRGDRAGQYSIRINRQWRICFVWSDGNADAVEIVDYH, encoded by the coding sequence ATGATAAGCGCATTTCGCGACAAGACGACCGAGCGGATCTGGGGCGGCGAGGGCGATCGCCGACTCCCTTCGGAGGTCCAGAAGATCGCCCGGCGCAAGCTCCGTATGCTGAACAATGCCCGCTCCCTGGAAGATTTGCGCATACCCCCGGCCAATCGCCTGGAGTCCCTGCGTGGGGATCGCGCGGGGCAGTACAGCATCCGCATCAATCGGCAGTGGCGCATCTGCTTCGTCTGGAGCGACGGGAATGCGGATGCCGTCGAGATCGTCGATTACCATTGA
- a CDS encoding acyltransferase family protein, which yields MFTSSDRPDFRPDLQGLPAIAILLVVLAHANVPFAQGGFIGVDVFFVLSGYLISGLLIRELRQTGCIRFLRFYARRLKRLLPALAAMLVVGTAAALWLLSDLEARAQLASAPFAAAWSSNLYFAFLGVDYFNELAARDLFLHTWSLGVEEQFYIIWPPILFGLFLIARGDTRFAHRHGVWWWGLGLLLVASLALALIWTSTTPGFAFYLMPSRIWQFALGAVVFLALSETSPLNAPRVADHPRIRSLLPSGIIARAALGCGLAMIAGSALFLHPQLGYPGFWALIPSLGTALVIAAGHALAGGQVGPLAHPVLVWLGDRSYSWYLWHWPVLMLGFSLGFEGQPIPTLGLVLLSLLAAILSYRLVEYPIWKGRFSHAEPRRVLLISLLIMAALIAVLFHLWRGLAPKADDMPGANMTEWQTDLPVIYRMPCDAWYHHADVEPCIFGPDDAPRTVVLVGDSILAQWFSMVPALFPAPAWRIVVLTKSACAMVDEDYFYPRIGQVYTVCNEWRDAVLAEIERIRPEVVITGSAATYDFTETQWIEGSARVFSRLSNAAENVVVVPGTPSLPFDGPGCVARNLSSDGKIGRTACQATDRRRLVERSTRDLSQAVERFGNVHLLDLSEIVCPAGICNAVTEDGLLVFRDSQHLTDRFVRAMIPIVRDKLDAAVRTGGSLDEVSE from the coding sequence ATGTTCACGTCCTCGGATCGACCGGATTTCCGCCCTGACCTGCAAGGATTGCCCGCCATCGCCATCCTCCTCGTTGTCCTCGCGCATGCGAACGTGCCGTTCGCACAAGGCGGCTTTATCGGTGTCGATGTCTTCTTTGTCCTCTCCGGCTACTTGATCAGCGGACTCCTGATCCGCGAGCTTCGCCAAACCGGCTGCATCCGCTTTCTGCGCTTTTACGCCAGGCGGCTGAAACGCCTTCTGCCCGCCCTCGCGGCGATGCTCGTCGTCGGCACGGCCGCTGCGCTCTGGCTCCTGTCGGATCTTGAAGCGCGTGCGCAACTGGCTTCCGCACCCTTCGCCGCTGCATGGTCCAGCAACCTCTACTTCGCCTTCCTCGGCGTGGACTACTTCAACGAGCTGGCCGCTCGAGATCTCTTCCTGCACACCTGGTCTCTCGGTGTCGAGGAGCAGTTCTACATCATCTGGCCGCCGATCCTGTTCGGGCTCTTCCTGATCGCCCGCGGCGACACGCGTTTCGCGCATCGACACGGCGTCTGGTGGTGGGGCCTGGGATTGCTCCTCGTCGCCAGCCTCGCCCTCGCACTGATCTGGACATCCACGACACCCGGCTTCGCCTTCTACCTGATGCCCTCGCGCATCTGGCAGTTTGCACTCGGTGCTGTCGTCTTCCTGGCCCTGTCCGAGACATCACCACTCAACGCGCCACGCGTCGCGGACCATCCACGCATCCGGTCACTTCTACCCTCCGGGATCATCGCCCGGGCGGCGCTCGGCTGCGGACTGGCCATGATTGCGGGGAGCGCCCTGTTTCTGCATCCGCAGCTCGGCTATCCGGGGTTCTGGGCGCTCATCCCCTCATTGGGAACCGCCCTCGTCATCGCCGCCGGACACGCTCTGGCCGGAGGGCAGGTCGGGCCGCTCGCCCATCCCGTGCTCGTCTGGTTGGGCGATCGCTCCTACTCCTGGTATCTGTGGCATTGGCCGGTGCTGATGCTCGGCTTCTCCCTCGGCTTCGAAGGTCAACCCATCCCGACTCTGGGTCTGGTGCTGCTGTCCCTCCTGGCCGCGATCCTCAGCTACCGCTTGGTCGAGTACCCCATCTGGAAAGGCCGTTTCAGTCACGCGGAACCGCGAAGGGTTCTTCTTATCAGCCTCTTGATCATGGCCGCCCTGATCGCCGTGCTCTTCCATCTCTGGCGCGGACTTGCACCGAAGGCCGACGATATGCCGGGTGCGAACATGACCGAATGGCAGACGGATCTTCCGGTGATCTACCGGATGCCCTGCGATGCCTGGTACCACCACGCCGATGTGGAGCCCTGCATCTTCGGACCGGACGACGCGCCCCGCACCGTTGTTCTGGTGGGGGACAGCATCCTGGCACAATGGTTTTCGATGGTGCCGGCCCTGTTTCCGGCACCCGCTTGGCGCATCGTCGTCTTGACGAAATCCGCCTGCGCGATGGTCGATGAAGACTATTTCTACCCGAGGATCGGACAGGTCTACACTGTCTGCAACGAATGGCGCGACGCGGTCCTGGCAGAGATCGAGCGTATCCGACCGGAGGTGGTGATCACGGGCAGCGCAGCCACCTACGATTTCACCGAAACCCAGTGGATTGAAGGGAGTGCCCGCGTGTTTTCGCGGCTCAGCAACGCGGCAGAGAACGTCGTCGTTGTTCCCGGAACACCGAGCCTGCCCTTCGATGGCCCCGGTTGTGTGGCGCGAAACCTGTCGTCGGACGGAAAGATCGGCCGCACTGCCTGTCAGGCGACGGATCGCCGACGGCTCGTCGAGCGGTCCACGCGCGACCTCAGCCAGGCTGTCGAGCGCTTCGGCAATGTCCACCTTCTCGACTTGAGCGAGATTGTCTGTCCCGCCGGGATCTGCAACGCCGTCACCGAGGATGGTTTGCTGGTTTTTCGTGACAGTCAACACCTAACGGATCGCTTCGTGCGTGCGATGATTCCGATAGTTCGAGACAAGCTGGATGCTGCCGTTCGGACCGGAGGGTCGCTAGACGAGGTGTCAGAATGA
- a CDS encoding cytosolic protein: protein MRKPTADRDDYDSPWKDLLDRWQRPFLEFFFPRIAADIDWSRGFEFLDKELQKVTRRAVVGRRYVDKLVKVWRTGGEETWVLIHTEVQGEPDPGFARRLYTYHSRLMDRYDRPVATLVILADERRDWRPEHYRHALWGCEAVLVFPVVKLLDFKSRTAELEASTNPFALVVLAQLAATATKRDPTARLDRKIGLTRRLYRFGLSRDEVLSLYAFIDWVMTLPAPLEDDYHRAIQAIEEAEQMRYVTTAERIGIRKGMERGMERGMERGLERGLERGLERGLESERALLQRQARRRFGDAVAERAAVLLALIRAPETLEQLGEALLDDDNGEVWLTAVQAQAERADDRIDAAGDPSPAG from the coding sequence ATGCGCAAGCCCACCGCCGATCGCGACGATTATGATTCCCCCTGGAAGGATCTGCTCGATCGCTGGCAGCGTCCGTTTCTGGAATTCTTCTTCCCGAGGATCGCGGCCGACATCGACTGGTCGCGCGGCTTCGAGTTTCTCGACAAGGAGCTGCAGAAGGTCACGCGCCGCGCCGTAGTCGGGCGACGGTATGTCGATAAGCTGGTCAAGGTCTGGCGCACGGGCGGCGAGGAGACCTGGGTGCTGATCCACACCGAGGTGCAGGGCGAGCCGGATCCGGGGTTTGCGCGGCGGCTCTATACCTACCATTCGCGGCTGATGGACCGTTACGATCGTCCGGTCGCGACCTTGGTGATCCTGGCCGATGAGCGGCGCGACTGGCGCCCGGAGCACTATCGTCATGCCCTCTGGGGCTGCGAGGCGGTGCTGGTGTTTCCGGTCGTGAAGTTGCTGGATTTCAAGTCCCGCACGGCCGAGCTGGAGGCCAGTACCAATCCGTTCGCGCTGGTCGTCCTGGCGCAGTTGGCCGCCACCGCGACCAAACGCGACCCGACCGCGCGGCTGGATCGCAAGATCGGGCTGACCCGGCGGCTGTACCGTTTCGGCCTGAGCCGCGACGAGGTGCTGAGTCTGTATGCCTTCATCGATTGGGTGATGACGTTGCCCGCGCCGCTGGAGGACGACTACCATCGGGCCATTCAAGCCATCGAAGAGGCGGAGCAAATGCGATACGTGACCACGGCCGAGCGAATCGGCATTCGGAAGGGGATGGAACGCGGGATGGAGCGCGGGATGGAACGGGGTCTGGAGAGGGGTCTGGAACGGGGTCTGGAGCGGGGTCTGGAATCCGAACGTGCATTGCTGCAGCGCCAAGCTCGGCGGCGCTTCGGGGATGCGGTCGCCGAGCGCGCCGCTGTGCTGTTGGCGCTGATTCGGGCGCCGGAGACTCTCGAGCAGCTCGGCGAAGCCCTGCTCGACGATGACAACGGCGAGGTCTGGTTGACGGCGGTGCAGGCGCAGGCTGAACGCGCGGACGATCGCATCGATGCCGCGGGAGACCCCTCGCCGGCAGGATGA
- a CDS encoding HigA family addiction module antitoxin, with product MTPVIDNIHPGEVLLEEFLIPMGVSQNGLARDIGVPPRRINEIVHAQRAVTADTALRLARYFGTSEEFWMGLQADYDLEEARKRLGERLEQDVRPRAA from the coding sequence ATGACCCCTGTCATCGACAACATACACCCCGGCGAGGTGCTGCTCGAAGAGTTTCTGATACCCATGGGCGTCAGCCAGAACGGGCTGGCGCGTGACATCGGGGTTCCACCGCGGCGCATCAACGAGATTGTCCACGCTCAGCGCGCCGTCACCGCCGATACGGCCTTGCGCCTGGCGCGGTACTTCGGGACATCGGAGGAGTTCTGGATGGGTCTCCAGGCGGACTACGACCTTGAGGAGGCTCGCAAGCGCCTGGGCGAGCGTCTGGAGCAGGACGTCAGGCCGCGGGCGGCTTGA
- a CDS encoding IS110 family transposase — translation MKLYGGIDLHSNNSVVALLDEEDRVVYRKRLANDAALVLESLAPYREAITGLVVESTYNWYWLVDALMDAGYRVHLANTAAIVQYSGLKYSDDDSDAAWLAKLLRLGLLPEGYIYPKEQRAVRDLLRRRSRLVQQHTANVLAVQNLFSRNRGRSLSANAIRRLTTETVGELLPDVHLALAVQSTLLAMRGQEAAIDLLEREACAQVRGRPEYRHLLGTSGIGQVLGLTILLETGPIERFARVGNYASYCRLVGSERLSNGKRKGRGNTKSGNKYLAWAYLEAANFAVRYNPAIKRYYQRKRARTNGVVAIKTVAHKLARACYYMLREGTDFDVNRAFA, via the coding sequence ATGAAACTCTACGGCGGAATCGATCTGCATTCCAACAATAGCGTCGTGGCCCTTTTGGACGAAGAAGACCGCGTGGTCTATCGCAAGCGGTTGGCGAACGACGCGGCGCTGGTGCTGGAATCCTTGGCACCGTATCGCGAAGCGATCACGGGACTGGTGGTGGAATCGACGTACAACTGGTACTGGCTGGTCGATGCCTTGATGGATGCGGGCTATCGGGTGCACTTGGCCAACACCGCGGCGATCGTGCAGTACAGCGGGCTGAAGTACAGCGACGACGATTCCGACGCCGCCTGGTTGGCCAAGCTGCTGCGTCTTGGGCTGTTGCCGGAGGGTTATATCTACCCCAAGGAACAGCGTGCCGTGCGCGATCTGCTGCGACGGCGCAGTCGCCTGGTCCAGCAACATACGGCCAACGTCCTGGCGGTGCAGAACCTGTTCTCGCGCAACCGCGGGCGCTCGCTGAGCGCCAATGCGATCCGACGCCTGACGACCGAGACCGTGGGCGAGTTGCTGCCGGATGTGCACTTGGCCCTGGCGGTGCAGAGCACCCTGCTGGCCATGCGCGGCCAAGAGGCGGCGATCGATCTGTTGGAGCGCGAGGCCTGCGCGCAAGTCAGAGGCCGGCCCGAGTACCGGCATCTGCTCGGCACCAGCGGCATTGGTCAGGTGCTGGGGTTGACGATCCTGTTGGAGACCGGACCCATCGAGCGCTTTGCCCGGGTCGGCAACTACGCTTCCTACTGTCGCCTCGTCGGCAGCGAGCGGCTCTCCAACGGCAAACGCAAGGGCCGGGGCAACACCAAGAGCGGCAACAAATATCTCGCCTGGGCCTATCTGGAGGCGGCCAACTTCGCGGTACGCTACAACCCCGCGATCAAGCGTTACTACCAGCGCAAGCGCGCGCGGACCAATGGCGTAGTCGCCATCAAGACGGTGGCGCACAAGCTGGCACGGGCCTGTTACTACATGCTGCGCGAGGGGACCGACTTCGATGTCAATCGGGCCTTCGCCTGA
- a CDS encoding acyltransferase: protein MDFTAHPTAIIDAGAQIGVGSRIWHWVHVCAGARIGRGCSLGQNVFIGNRVVIGDNVKIQNNVSVYDGVTLEDDVFCGPSMVFTNVYNPRSAVSRKHEYRPTLVRRGATLGANCTIICGVTIGEHAFIGAGAVITKDIKPYALMTGLPARQTGWMSAHGERLHLPLAGSGHAVCRASGQAYRLDHGQLEPQ from the coding sequence ATGGACTTCACCGCCCACCCCACCGCCATCATCGACGCAGGCGCCCAAATCGGGGTGGGTAGCCGCATCTGGCACTGGGTCCATGTGTGTGCCGGCGCACGCATCGGCCGAGGCTGCTCGCTGGGGCAGAACGTTTTCATCGGCAACCGCGTTGTCATCGGCGACAACGTCAAGATCCAAAACAACGTCTCCGTCTACGACGGCGTCACCCTGGAAGACGACGTCTTCTGCGGCCCCAGCATGGTCTTCACCAATGTCTACAACCCGCGCTCGGCCGTTTCCCGCAAACACGAATACCGTCCCACGCTGGTTCGGCGGGGCGCTACGCTCGGCGCCAACTGCACCATTATCTGCGGCGTGACCATTGGCGAACATGCCTTCATCGGCGCGGGCGCCGTCATCACCAAAGACATCAAGCCCTATGCTCTGATGACCGGCTTACCGGCGCGTCAGACCGGATGGATGAGCGCCCATGGTGAACGCCTGCACCTCCCGCTCGCGGGAAGCGGGCACGCCGTTTGCCGCGCCAGCGGGCAAGCGTATCGGCTGGACCACGGCCAGTTGGAGCCACAATGA